The Acinetobacter lwoffii genomic sequence ACCTGGTCAAATTGCAGCTCTGAACGCAGCAGACTAAGGGCAGCACCTTGTAGCAGGACTTTAACTTCTGCGCCAAAGGTTGCCAGGACCATGGTAGCTGACAGGCTTTCATGCACCTGCAGGCTGGTCAGATTGGCTTGGGTTAATATAACAAGTACAGATTTCACACAAGATTCCTTGGAAAAGCAACACATTCTAAAAAATGAAACATCTAGAATTGAATGAGACGTTGTGAGGACTGAACAGCATCGGCAAGTTCACCTAAACCGACCAATTCAAAGGCATCTGCCAGATTATGCTGCTGAATATTGTGACGTCGAGCATTGTCCAGATCTGTAATTCCACGTGCCAATGCTGCACTTACACAGACCGGGAGGCGAATCTGTAGCGCTTGCCATGCATGTGTAAGATGACGTTGATCGTCGGGTACCCATTGCAGTGCATTTGCGACCGATACGCCGTCCTGATAGAAGAATACACGGAATGCTTCCTGTTTATCTTGCAAGGCCTGAGCCAAACCCAGGGCATGCCAGGCATAAATGGAAGTCGGTGCGGAGGTAACAAGAATTAAGGTGCTCATCGAAATTCACTACAGGCTTGATCAATAGCAACAGATTGATCTTGGCTTCATCAGAAAGTAGGTAGTATAAATGATTTTAGTGACGGGTGGATTAGGCTTTTTAGGCTCACATATTGCTTTAAGTCTGTTAGCACAAGGACTAGAGGTCATTGTGGTCGATAATTTGGCCAATGCTAACTTACAGATTCTGGAGCGCCTCGAATTTATTTCTGGTATGTATGTACCTTTTATCAAAATTGATATTCGCAATACGCCAGCATTGAACAAAGTCTTTGAGCAGCATTCGATTCAGGCTGTGGTGCATACCGCAAGTTTTAAATCATTGGAAGAATCAGTATTAAAACCACTTGAATATTATAATGATAATGTTAGCTGTATTATGAGTCTCATGCGTGCCATGCAGCGTACCGGCGTGCGTCATCTGGTACATTTATCCAGTCTGGCGGTATATGGACAATCTGGTGCAGACTTAAGCGAAGATCTGCCTTTTAACTTCACTTATCCGAATCCCTATATCAAATCGCAACAAATGGTTGAGGAAATTATCCGGGATACTGCCAAAACTGATAATGAATGGCGGATTGCGATCCTACGTCTGTCCAATATCGCCGGCGCCTTTGAACACGGTGTGCTGGGGGAAGCGGTGCCACCTTTACCGAAAAATATTTTGCCTTTGGCGATGCAGGTCGCTGCACAGCAACGTGAATATCTGGAATTACGCCGTCAGGCCCATACTGCGGATGGCACAGTAGAACGCAGTTTTCTGCATGTCGCAGACTGTTGTGATGCCGTGATCAAGTCCTTGCAATGGCTATCACAACAGCAGGAATTAAAATGTGAAGCCTTTAATATTGCCGGTGAATTGATTTCCATACAGGATTTACTAGATCAGCTGGCTGAAGTGACTCAGTCTGCAATCAAAACCATGGATGCTCTGCCATACCCACATGCGGAAATGGATCAATTGGGGGCGAACATTGGAAAAGCGCGAAATATCCTACATTGGCAACCTCAGCGTTCACTCAGAAAGATGCTTGAGGATGAATGGTTGTTTTATCAGAATATGCTCAGAGGGCAGTAAGTAAGAGTATTCAACTCATATTTGATAATAATTATCATTTACATGGTTGCTGTAATCAATTACTTTAAATAAATAGATTAAATCATTGATATAGAAATTCCTAAGATCAGTAACAGGCAAGAAGAATTGAGGTTGAACATGCAAACACGTATTGAACATGACACGATGGGAGAAGTAGCTGTACCGAGCGAGGCTTTATGGGGCGCTCAGACTCAGCGTAGCTTGCAAAATTTCAAAATTGGAAA encodes the following:
- the tusD gene encoding sulfurtransferase complex subunit TusD produces the protein MSTLILVTSAPTSIYAWHALGLAQALQDKQEAFRVFFYQDGVSVANALQWVPDDQRHLTHAWQALQIRLPVCVSAALARGITDLDNARRHNIQQHNLADAFELVGLGELADAVQSSQRLIQF
- a CDS encoding NAD-dependent epimerase/dehydratase family protein; amino-acid sequence: MILVTGGLGFLGSHIALSLLAQGLEVIVVDNLANANLQILERLEFISGMYVPFIKIDIRNTPALNKVFEQHSIQAVVHTASFKSLEESVLKPLEYYNDNVSCIMSLMRAMQRTGVRHLVHLSSLAVYGQSGADLSEDLPFNFTYPNPYIKSQQMVEEIIRDTAKTDNEWRIAILRLSNIAGAFEHGVLGEAVPPLPKNILPLAMQVAAQQREYLELRRQAHTADGTVERSFLHVADCCDAVIKSLQWLSQQQELKCEAFNIAGELISIQDLLDQLAEVTQSAIKTMDALPYPHAEMDQLGANIGKARNILHWQPQRSLRKMLEDEWLFYQNMLRGQ